The Schistocerca americana isolate TAMUIC-IGC-003095 chromosome 5, iqSchAmer2.1, whole genome shotgun sequence genome includes a window with the following:
- the LOC124616633 gene encoding probable DNA double-strand break repair Rad50 ATPase, which yields MSTEDKQVCEAIVERKGIGQEDRDDSGISDYGLSLDSPLAHSTSYPKTPGQTTRNKSVSEDADKWSMLINLIKENDASLEKGFRESLKKGLQENNASLKEDLRESLEKGSQETRESLKGLQENNASLEKGLQEAREREEIFRKSLKEDLQETIAQEIKTSQMKMEYNLKKEMQELQERLKMDIDERERKLQKSVHQVQGDVEKMEGKLTKKIEDDVEETKAELGERIVEVTQVQKQCNDAVKGIGDRQNQLAVNLRNAIAVQREEDNKRVAMEVRQLQQGVQELESKTEEIDKRISNATLTVGEGRVVTLMSSDSRYVQNNTGQKFRPKEGLHPMIFMKWLKGVFPAHLKDSDMIQFAIERMEGEAFTWGVRKKEGTTSYDQFEGEFLKKYWSKSHQCAAIEDLLHRKSLSTWRGTLREFANICGN from the coding sequence atgtctactgaagataagcaggtttgtgaggcaatagttgaaaggaaagggataggacaggaagacagagatgattcaggaatcagtgattatggattgtcattagatagcccattagcacattcaaccagTTATCccaagacaccgggacaaacgacgagaaataagtcagtttcagaAGATGCAGATAAGTGGTCAATGTTGATAAACTTGATAAAGGAAAAtgacgcatcattagagaaaggtttcagAGAATCGTtaaagaaaggtttacaagaaaataacgcatcactaaaggaagatttacgagaatcattagagaagggttcacaagaaacaagagaatcactaaagggtttacaagaaaataacgcatcattagagaaaggtttacaagaagctagagaaagggaagaaatattccgcaaatcgttaaaggaagatttacaagaaactatagcacaagagatcaaaacatcgcagatgaagatggaatataatctgaagaaggaaatgcaggagttacaagaacgactgaagatggacatcgacgagagagagaggaagctacagaagagcgtacaccaagtccagggagacgtggagaagatggaaggaaagttgacaaaaaagatagaagacgatgttgaagaaactaaagccgaattgggagaaaggatcgtCGAGGTGACGCAggtgcagaaacaatgcaatgatgcagtcaaggggataggagataggcaaaaccaactggctgtcaatctgagaaatgctatagccgtgcaacgagaagaggataacaagagggttgcaatggaggtcaggcaattacaacagggagtgcaggaattggagagcaagacagaagaaattgataaacgaattagcaatgccactttaaccgttggggaaggtagagtagtcaccttgatgagcagtgatagtcggtacgtccaaaataatacagggcagaaatttagaccgaaagaagggttgcacccaatgatatttatgaaatggttaaaaggagttttcccagcacatcttaaagactcagacatGATTCAGTTTGCAATAGAgagaatggaaggtgaggccttcacttggggagtcaggaagaaggaagggactactagttatgatcagtttgaaggagaattcttgaagaaatactggtccaaaagtcatcagtgtgcagcaattgaggacctactccaccgcaagtcacttagtacatggagaggaacgttgagagagtttgcgaacatttgtgggaattga